The sequence ACCGGATCATCATGCGCGAATTGTTTAACAAGGACTACGCTGGTGCATTTGGTAATGCGCAGGCAATTCTCAAAACTGCTCTGCGGTTGCGGGGTGTCCCTGCTGGGTACGTTCGCAGGCCCCTTCTTGATCTCGCTGCCGAGGAGGTTCGACGCGTCGCGGACACGCTCCAGCGCCTCGGGATTGAGGTTGTGAACGAAGATGCCTGAAACAGTCGATTGCCTAGTGGTCGGCGGCGGCTTGCTAGGCTCGGCACTGGCGTATTACTTGGTGTGTTCGGGGAGCACCGCGTGTCTTGTTGAGAAAGACCAACTGAATCAGCACGCCTCCGGGCGAAATGCGGGCAGCCTCCATTTCCAGCTCGAATATCGAATGATTGAGCACGGACTGGATGCAGCGAAGAAGGCGGCTGAGGCCCTGCCACTACATCTCGATGCCGCGCGGGAGTGGAGCCTGCTGAGCACTAGAATAGGTGAGAATGTTGGCGTCTTGCAGAGTGGCGGAATGATGCTTGCGGAAACGAGCGAGCAGGCGCTACTCCTGGAGAGAAAAACCGAACTCGAGCGCAGTTATGGGCTGGAGAATCGAATGCTTTCGAGCGATGAGATTCACCAGAGAGCACCTTATCTCAGCTCGGCAATTGTTGCAGCGGCGCTTTGCCCTCTAGAGGGTAAGGCGAATCCGCGCGGCGCCACTTTGGCATTTGCCAAAGTTGCTGAGGAGTTTGGAGCACGGATCCGGGCGGGTATAGCCGTGACCGGCGTGAAACAACAACGGGGCCGCTGGAGGACAACCCTTTCCGACGGGAGCGAAATTTTAGCGCGTAAGGTCGCCATTGCTGCAGGTCCCTGGTCGGCTCGCATCGCCGCTATGGCAGGGATTGCCCTTCCAGTCGTGCCGATCGGATTGATGATGGCGGCAACGGTCCAAGTGGCGCCATTTATCAAGCATCTCATCCAACATGCAGGACGGCGTCTATCATTGAATCAATCGGCCGAGGGTACCATTCTGGTAGGTGGGGATGGCCC is a genomic window of Bradyrhizobium elkanii USDA 76 containing:
- a CDS encoding NAD(P)/FAD-dependent oxidoreductase, which produces MPETVDCLVVGGGLLGSALAYYLVCSGSTACLVEKDQLNQHASGRNAGSLHFQLEYRMIEHGLDAAKKAAEALPLHLDAAREWSLLSTRIGENVGVLQSGGMMLAETSEQALLLERKTELERSYGLENRMLSSDEIHQRAPYLSSAIVAAALCPLEGKANPRGATLAFAKVAEEFGARIRAGIAVTGVKQQRGRWRTTLSDGSEILARKVAIAAGPWSARIAAMAGIALPVVPIGLMMAATVQVAPFIKHLIQHAGRRLSLNQSAEGTILVGGDGPHACMRQAEFMIWICRPKSCLHRFRAICAPPFRWCRGLVRSRSFAYGVVQPCSLPINCLLSEPCRAARISSLQQEDPRSRSGPPTRVLASMILEKPVDLDVSRFDPGRFVSLNNA